The following proteins come from a genomic window of Acidobacteriota bacterium:
- a CDS encoding deoxynucleoside kinase, protein MKFSYIAIEGPMKTGKFKLANILANEFDGGVIHDIVDNPFLKEFYKGKENVALLTQLVFLINRYNQLTELFQQRLFERTIVCDYIFEKDKIYAYQILSDNELEIYNKIFDIFCKRVPKPDLVIYLQISDENLIKRIRKSRNQYERYISEQYLRDINEAFNYFFFHYTISPLLIINTDEINIDEDKNLDIQGIKSAIEEIKGGVKIYVPK, encoded by the coding sequence ATGAAATTTTCATATATCGCTATAGAAGGACCTATGAAGACAGGGAAATTTAAGCTTGCAAATATTCTTGCCAATGAATTTGATGGAGGTGTAATACACGACATAGTTGACAATCCTTTTCTTAAAGAATTTTACAAGGGAAAGGAAAATGTAGCCTTGCTAACTCAACTTGTATTTCTTATCAATAGATACAATCAGCTAACCGAACTTTTTCAACAAAGACTTTTTGAACGAACCATTGTGTGTGACTACATTTTTGAAAAGGATAAAATTTACGCTTATCAGATTTTATCGGATAACGAGCTGGAAATATACAATAAAATATTTGATATATTTTGCAAAAGGGTTCCCAAGCCTGATTTAGTGATATACTTGCAAATCTCCGATGAGAATTTAATTAAAAGAATCAGAAAGAGTAGAAACCAGTATGAAAGATACATATCCGAACAATATCTCAGGGATATAAACGAAGCCTTTAATTATTTTTTCTTCCATTATACTATCTCTCCTCTATTGATAATAAACACTGATGAAATAAACATAGATGAAGATAAAAATTTAGATATCCAGGGAATTAAATCAGCAATAGAAGAAATTAAAGGCGGAGTAAAAATTTATGTCCCAAAATAA
- the panB gene encoding 3-methyl-2-oxobutanoate hydroxymethyltransferase, with protein sequence MEKINSEKITVPCIIEKKKKGEKIVCLTAYDYPTAKLLDESEIDIILVGDSVGNVILGYSSTIPVSMEEMLHHTKAVARGIKNSLLIADMPYPSFHIKIEDSVKNATRFIKAGAEGVKIEGGKKRVPVIKAMLDAEIPVMGHLGLTPQSIHKFGGYKVQGKEFDDAKILVEDALILEEAGVFSIVLESIPLELAEIITKKLKIPTIGIGAGPYCDGQILVFHDLVGLSPGYLPKFVRKYLNLQELISKAIRDYSEDVKNGKFPGDSESYHLKEEIKEKLMKINLWKHTKR encoded by the coding sequence ATGGAAAAAATAAACTCAGAGAAAATAACCGTACCGTGTATAATCGAAAAAAAGAAAAAAGGAGAAAAAATTGTTTGTTTAACAGCTTATGATTATCCTACAGCAAAACTCCTGGATGAAAGCGAAATTGATATTATACTCGTTGGTGATTCAGTAGGGAATGTCATCCTTGGTTACAGCAGCACAATCCCTGTTTCAATGGAAGAGATGCTCCACCATACTAAGGCAGTGGCAAGAGGAATAAAAAATTCACTTTTGATAGCAGATATGCCTTATCCTTCCTTTCATATAAAAATTGAAGACTCAGTTAAGAATGCAACAAGATTTATAAAAGCAGGAGCTGAAGGAGTAAAGATAGAAGGGGGTAAAAAAAGAGTCCCTGTGATAAAGGCTATGCTCGACGCTGAGATCCCAGTCATGGGACATTTAGGCTTGACTCCCCAATCCATCCACAAATTTGGTGGATACAAAGTGCAGGGAAAAGAATTCGATGATGCAAAAATTCTTGTAGAAGATGCTCTAATTCTTGAAGAAGCTGGAGTATTTTCAATTGTTCTTGAATCTATCCCATTGGAATTAGCAGAGATAATAACTAAAAAATTAAAAATTCCCACAATCGGTATAGGAGCAGGACCTTACTGTGATGGACAGATTCTTGTCTTTCATGACCTGGTTGGACTTTCGCCAGGTTATCTTCCGAAATTTGTGAGAAAATACCTTAATCTTCAGGAATTAATTTCAAAAGCAATAAGAGATTATTCAGAAGATGTAAAAAATGGAAAATTTCCCGGAGATTCAGAATCTTATCACCTGAAAGAAGAAATAAAAGAAAAATTGATGAAGATAAATCTATGGAAACATACAAAAAGATAA
- the panD gene encoding aspartate 1-decarboxylase produces the protein MLKIMLKSKIHLGTVTETNLYYEGSITLDKELMEKANLLPYEQVEIYNVNNGQRFTTYVIEGKKGSRTICLNGAAARLASPGDRVIIASYAILNENDAKKISPVIVSLNDRNEVI, from the coding sequence ATGCTAAAAATAATGCTTAAATCTAAAATACACCTTGGTACTGTTACTGAGACGAATCTTTATTACGAGGGTTCCATAACACTCGACAAAGAATTGATGGAAAAGGCTAATCTTCTTCCCTATGAACAGGTTGAGATTTATAATGTTAACAATGGACAGAGGTTTACAACTTACGTAATTGAAGGGAAAAAGGGAAGTAGGACCATCTGTTTGAATGGAGCCGCTGCTCGATTGGCTTCTCCTGGAGACAGGGTCATAATAGCTTCTTATGCAATCTTAAACGAAAACGATGCAAAAAAAATCTCTCCTGTTATAGTGTCTCTTAATGATCGTAATGAAGTTATTTAG
- a CDS encoding S9 family peptidase, with protein sequence MKKFINLLFALILIFPLFSDKKPMEIEDVLKIKSVSNPRISREGKFIVFEVREVLMDKNEYNSDLYLINLENIQIIRLTYDLKNDFYPRFSPDLKYLAFLSDREEKNQIFLFSLKGGEPFKLTDSKTGITSFAWTTDGNYIIYRAPDPPTEEEEKRKKEKDDAIIVDKDLKNNHLWKINIESKETKKITDGNFNVNSFEISPDDSKIAFTASPTPKVADTLETEIYIIPIDGEKPEKITDNKTSEFNLVWDDNNQYLYFLANSNEFLKYPGQGKIFSLELSTRLPKCLTKNFSGDILSFILNKNKGNIIFVAHEGVNQNLYSFSLTGNTITEFSKGNHVISSINYVNGEVLTFILQDPENPGEVFISNVEHFNPKKLTDLNASIKDFNLGIYKTVKWKSKDKKEIEGLLVLPHDYEEGKKYPLIVQLHGGPASAYLNSFSSSWSTYVNVLTGKGFTIFQPNYRGSTGYGDDFMREIEGKYFDKSIDDIITGIDHLISKGIADEAKIGVMGWSAGGHMTNWLITHFPYKFKAASSGAGVANWVSLYSQTDIQYTREQYLLDKPWNNLDHYIKYSPLTYIKNVKTPTLILFGEKDERIPTPQGQELYMGLLKNGVPVEFVIFPREPRGLREPKHQIFKMKKELEWFEKWILKK encoded by the coding sequence ATGAAAAAATTTATTAATCTTTTATTTGCGCTTATTTTAATCTTTCCTCTGTTTTCAGATAAAAAACCAATGGAAATTGAGGATGTATTAAAAATAAAGAGTGTATCAAACCCAAGAATTTCTCGAGAAGGAAAATTTATTGTTTTTGAAGTCCGCGAAGTCCTCATGGATAAAAATGAATACAATTCAGATCTGTATTTAATTAATTTAGAAAATATCCAGATCATAAGATTAACTTATGACCTAAAAAATGATTTCTATCCAAGATTTTCACCTGACTTGAAATATTTAGCATTTTTATCTGATAGAGAGGAGAAAAACCAGATTTTTCTTTTTTCTTTAAAGGGAGGAGAACCATTTAAACTCACAGATTCAAAAACAGGGATTACCTCATTTGCCTGGACTACGGATGGTAATTACATAATCTATCGAGCTCCAGACCCTCCAACAGAAGAGGAGGAAAAGAGGAAAAAAGAAAAAGACGACGCAATCATTGTGGATAAGGACTTAAAGAATAACCATTTGTGGAAAATCAATATAGAATCGAAAGAAACAAAGAAAATAACAGATGGAAATTTTAATGTAAATTCATTTGAAATCTCTCCTGATGATTCAAAAATTGCCTTTACCGCTTCTCCAACTCCAAAAGTTGCCGATACTCTCGAAACAGAAATCTATATCATTCCAATTGATGGAGAAAAACCTGAAAAGATAACAGATAATAAAACTTCAGAATTTAACTTAGTTTGGGATGATAATAATCAATACCTCTATTTCTTGGCAAACAGTAATGAATTTCTGAAATATCCTGGCCAGGGAAAAATATTTTCATTAGAATTGAGCACACGGTTACCAAAGTGCCTAACAAAAAACTTTTCCGGCGATATCTTATCATTTATCCTTAATAAGAATAAAGGCAACATAATTTTTGTGGCCCATGAAGGAGTAAACCAAAACCTCTACTCATTTTCCCTTACAGGCAATACAATTACTGAATTTTCTAAAGGAAATCATGTAATTTCATCAATCAACTATGTAAACGGAGAGGTCCTAACTTTTATCCTTCAAGATCCTGAAAATCCTGGCGAAGTTTTTATTTCTAATGTAGAACACTTCAACCCCAAGAAACTTACTGATTTAAATGCCTCCATCAAAGATTTCAATCTTGGAATTTACAAAACTGTTAAATGGAAAAGTAAGGATAAAAAAGAAATTGAGGGTTTATTAGTCCTTCCCCATGATTATGAGGAAGGTAAAAAATATCCTTTAATCGTTCAACTTCATGGTGGCCCTGCCTCAGCATATCTCAATTCTTTCTCATCAAGTTGGTCCACATATGTAAATGTTCTAACTGGAAAAGGCTTTACAATATTCCAGCCAAATTACAGAGGCTCAACAGGGTATGGCGATGATTTTATGAGGGAGATAGAAGGGAAATATTTTGATAAAAGTATAGACGACATAATAACTGGAATTGACCATCTCATAAGTAAGGGAATTGCTGACGAAGCTAAAATAGGAGTTATGGGATGGAGTGCGGGAGGACACATGACAAACTGGTTGATAACTCATTTTCCTTATAAATTCAAAGCAGCTTCTTCCGGAGCCGGCGTTGCTAACTGGGTCTCCCTTTACAGTCAGACTGATATTCAATACACAAGGGAACAGTATCTTCTTGATAAGCCATGGAATAATTTAGACCATTACATAAAATATTCCCCTTTAACTTACATAAAAAATGTAAAAACTCCAACTTTAATCTTGTTTGGAGAAAAAGACGAAAGAATCCCAACTCCCCAAGGCCAAGAGTTATACATGGGGCTTTTGAAGAATGGAGTGCCTGTGGAATTTGTAATTTTTCCGAGAGAGCCCCGTGGACTTAGAGAGCCAAAACATCAAATCTTTAAAATGAAAAAGGAATTGGAATGGTTTGAAAAATGGATATTAAAAAAATAA
- the panC gene encoding pantoate--beta-alanine ligase encodes METYKKIKEIKKRIQFEKNKRRTIGFVPTMGYLHDGHISLIRASKKRSDVTVVSIFVNPTQFGPSEDFSQYPRDINRDKTILEREKVDLLFSPSVEEMYFEDYKTYVEVTEYQDKLCGKSRKGHFRGVATIVLKLFHIITPDIAFFGQKDAQQALVIKKMVKDLNLDIKIEVLPIVREKDGLALSSRNTYLNEEERVSAVVLYNSLLKAKELIKKGVRNCSEVISEMEKIILSSPHTRIDYIEIVNDKLEPLEEINHNFLIALAVYIGKTRLIDNMMVKKKGRFFKFII; translated from the coding sequence ATGGAAACATACAAAAAGATAAAAGAGATAAAGAAGAGGATTCAGTTTGAAAAAAATAAAAGAAGAACAATTGGATTCGTACCTACGATGGGATACCTTCATGATGGTCATATTAGCCTTATAAGAGCCTCAAAGAAAAGATCTGATGTTACTGTAGTTTCCATCTTTGTAAATCCTACCCAGTTCGGCCCATCAGAAGACTTTAGCCAATACCCAAGAGATATAAACAGAGATAAAACTATTCTTGAAAGAGAAAAAGTTGATTTACTTTTCTCGCCATCGGTAGAAGAAATGTATTTTGAGGATTATAAAACATATGTTGAGGTCACTGAATATCAGGATAAACTGTGCGGTAAATCAAGGAAAGGGCATTTTAGAGGAGTAGCAACAATTGTCCTGAAACTATTCCACATAATTACTCCGGATATTGCATTCTTCGGACAAAAAGATGCCCAGCAGGCATTGGTAATAAAAAAAATGGTAAAAGACCTCAATTTAGACATAAAAATTGAGGTTCTTCCTATTGTAAGAGAAAAAGATGGGTTAGCACTGAGTTCAAGAAATACTTACCTAAACGAGGAAGAGAGGGTCTCGGCAGTGGTTCTTTATAATAGCCTTTTAAAAGCAAAGGAATTAATAAAAAAAGGAGTTAGAAACTGCTCTGAGGTAATTTCAGAAATGGAAAAGATAATTCTTTCCTCCCCTCATACGAGAATTGACTACATTGAGATAGTTAATGATAAATTAGAGCCTTTGGAAGAAATAAATCACAATTTCCTGATTGCCCTTGCAGTTTACATAGGAAAAACAAGATTGATTGATAATATGATGGTAAAAAAGAAAGGGCGTTTTTTTAAATTTATAATCTGA